A single genomic interval of Mucilaginibacter robiniae harbors:
- a CDS encoding GNAT family N-acetyltransferase — protein sequence MENLIIEQIRPELTWRLRREVLYPNEPLYAMEMEEDNYGLHFGAFYQDDLVGVISLFQQGTDYQFRKFAVSPSMQNQGVGTAILQHISDFAKSQGGTRLWCNARSTATNFYYKHGFQENGETFTRKGINYLILEKDL from the coding sequence TTGGAAAACTTAATAATTGAACAAATACGTCCCGAACTTACCTGGCGTTTGCGCCGCGAAGTACTTTACCCCAACGAGCCACTATATGCTATGGAGATGGAAGAAGATAACTATGGTTTACATTTTGGAGCCTTTTACCAGGATGATTTGGTTGGGGTAATTTCTTTATTTCAGCAGGGTACTGATTACCAGTTTCGCAAGTTTGCGGTTTCACCTTCTATGCAAAACCAGGGTGTTGGTACAGCTATATTACAACACATTAGCGATTTTGCCAAAAGCCAGGGTGGTACCCGCCTGTGGTGCAATGCACGCAGCACGGCCACTAATTTTTATTACAAGCATGGCTTTCAGGAAAATGGTGAAACGTTTACCCGTAAAGGAATTAATTACCTGATTTTAGAGAAAGATTTATAA
- a CDS encoding M42 family metallopeptidase, with translation MAEQETNQPQHTPVVTDTSLAFFEKYINNPSPTGFEWEGQKLWLEYIKPYIDNFYVDNYGTAVGVINPEAEYKVVIEAHADEISWFVNYITSDGLIYVIRNGGSDHQIAPSKRVNIHTDNGIVKAVFGWPAIHTRTGGEKEEAPTLKNIFLDCGCTSKEEVEKMGIHVGCVITYEDEFITLNNRYYVGRALDNRAGGFMIAEVARLLKENNKTLPFGLYIVNAVQEEIGLRGAEMIAHRIKPNVAIVTDVTHDTQTPMINKIVQGDLACGRGPVISYAPAVQNNLNKLLIESAQKANIPFQRQASSRSTGTDTDAFAYSNDGVPSALISLPLRYMHTTVEMIHKEDVDNVIRLIYETLLNIEAGQDFRYIK, from the coding sequence ATGGCTGAACAAGAAACCAACCAGCCACAGCATACGCCTGTGGTAACGGATACTTCCCTTGCTTTTTTTGAAAAATATATCAATAATCCATCTCCCACTGGTTTTGAGTGGGAAGGCCAGAAATTATGGCTGGAATATATTAAACCTTATATCGACAACTTTTATGTAGATAACTACGGTACAGCAGTAGGCGTTATCAACCCTGAGGCAGAGTACAAAGTAGTTATTGAGGCCCATGCCGATGAAATATCCTGGTTTGTAAATTATATCACCAGCGATGGTTTGATTTACGTTATCCGCAACGGCGGTTCCGACCACCAGATTGCGCCATCTAAACGGGTAAACATTCATACCGATAATGGCATAGTTAAAGCAGTATTTGGCTGGCCGGCTATACATACCCGTACCGGCGGTGAAAAAGAAGAAGCCCCTACCCTGAAAAATATTTTTCTGGATTGCGGCTGCACCTCAAAAGAAGAAGTAGAAAAAATGGGCATTCATGTAGGTTGCGTTATTACCTATGAGGATGAATTTATCACCTTAAACAACCGCTACTACGTAGGCCGCGCGTTAGATAACCGCGCTGGCGGCTTCATGATTGCTGAAGTAGCCCGTTTATTGAAAGAAAACAACAAAACCCTGCCTTTCGGTTTGTACATCGTGAACGCCGTACAGGAAGAAATTGGTTTACGTGGTGCTGAAATGATTGCGCATCGCATTAAGCCTAACGTGGCTATTGTTACTGACGTAACGCATGATACCCAAACCCCGATGATTAATAAGATTGTACAGGGAGATTTGGCTTGTGGTCGCGGACCAGTAATCTCTTATGCTCCGGCAGTACAAAACAACTTGAACAAACTGTTAATTGAATCGGCACAAAAAGCAAATATTCCGTTTCAGCGCCAGGCGTCTTCACGCTCTACCGGTACAGATACCGATGCTTTTGCTTATTCTAACGATGGTGTGCCATCTGCTTTGATTTCATTACCGTTGCGCTATATGCACACTACGGTAGAAATGATTCATAAAGAAGATGTGGACAACGTGATTAGGCTGATTTATGAAACTTTATTAAATATTGAAGCCGGACAAGATTTCCGGTATATAAAATAA
- a CDS encoding gamma-glutamyltransferase family protein, which translates to MKHLSALLLLVLFSISLSAQQTQKPMLYGSSWMAVTGKPMAATAGSMIFQQGGNAVDAACAMLAATCTMWDTLSWGGETQALIYDPKTHKVIAINAMGVAPTGATVNYFKSKGYNFPPEYGPLAATTPGTPGGLIFMLMNYGTMSLKQVLAPAMHMAAGYAIEAQAANTIERDKDMLKQWPYSKKVFLTHAGEKREAPEPGEIFIQQDLLQTLTKMIAAETDALKKGKSRKEALMAAYDRFYKGDIAREFVRGCQEQGGLITLQDLANWKPVQEEPLMVNYKGIDVYKLQQWTQGPMLLQALNILENFDLKSMGYNSPKYIHTVYQAMNLSFADRDFYYGDPQYSKDQPMKGLLSKAYAKQRAALINFDKNDARIGPGDPYPFEGKANPYINLLKSRGFEMDTTRRNFAPKHDLGNNTPKDLYQDRLWRGTTSIEAADKEGWVVSVTPSGGWLPACIAGNTGVGMSQRMQSFVLDSTLNPFNVVTPGKRPRVTLSPSLFLKDGKPFLSAAVQGGDTQDQNLLQFFLDVAEFGMTVQRATEAPNFNTNQLWLSLGGTKTTDREPKPGQILLNSNTPAVIRDELKKMGYTLSFTERTSGPINAVYFDWKHGSLWGGSSNHGEDYGIGW; encoded by the coding sequence ATGAAACACCTTTCCGCTTTATTGCTGCTTGTTTTATTCAGTATTTCTTTATCAGCACAACAAACGCAAAAGCCAATGCTGTATGGCAGCAGTTGGATGGCGGTTACCGGCAAACCCATGGCGGCAACGGCAGGCTCTATGATTTTCCAACAGGGAGGCAATGCCGTTGATGCTGCCTGTGCCATGCTGGCAGCTACCTGCACCATGTGGGATACCCTGAGCTGGGGTGGTGAAACTCAGGCCCTGATTTATGACCCAAAAACGCATAAAGTAATTGCCATTAATGCAATGGGGGTAGCACCTACCGGCGCAACAGTCAACTACTTTAAAAGCAAAGGCTACAATTTCCCGCCCGAGTATGGACCATTGGCTGCCACAACGCCCGGTACACCCGGTGGTTTAATTTTTATGCTGATGAATTATGGTACCATGAGCCTGAAACAGGTACTGGCACCAGCCATGCACATGGCTGCTGGTTACGCCATAGAAGCACAAGCGGCTAATACGATTGAGCGTGATAAAGATATGCTGAAACAATGGCCATACAGTAAAAAAGTATTCTTAACTCATGCCGGCGAAAAACGTGAAGCACCTGAACCCGGCGAAATATTTATTCAGCAGGATTTGCTGCAAACTTTAACTAAAATGATAGCTGCCGAAACTGATGCGTTGAAAAAAGGCAAAAGCCGTAAGGAAGCTTTGATGGCCGCCTACGATCGTTTTTACAAAGGAGACATTGCCCGCGAGTTTGTACGAGGCTGCCAGGAGCAAGGAGGCTTAATTACTTTACAAGATTTAGCCAACTGGAAGCCGGTGCAAGAAGAACCTTTAATGGTAAACTACAAAGGTATTGATGTTTACAAGCTACAGCAATGGACACAAGGCCCCATGCTGCTGCAAGCCTTGAATATTCTGGAAAACTTTGATTTGAAGAGCATGGGTTATAACAGCCCCAAGTATATCCATACGGTTTACCAAGCCATGAACCTATCATTTGCCGACCGTGATTTTTATTACGGCGATCCTCAGTATAGTAAAGATCAACCCATGAAGGGCTTATTAAGCAAGGCTTATGCGAAGCAACGGGCTGCGCTCATTAACTTTGATAAGAATGATGCCAGGATTGGCCCTGGTGACCCATACCCGTTTGAAGGAAAGGCGAACCCTTACATCAACCTGCTGAAATCTCGTGGCTTTGAAATGGACACGACCAGACGCAATTTTGCCCCTAAGCACGATTTAGGAAACAATACACCTAAGGATTTATATCAGGATCGGTTATGGCGTGGCACTACCTCTATTGAAGCGGCCGATAAAGAAGGATGGGTAGTATCAGTAACGCCTAGCGGTGGTTGGCTACCGGCTTGCATTGCTGGTAATACAGGCGTAGGCATGAGTCAGCGTATGCAAAGCTTTGTGCTGGATTCAACCCTGAATCCATTCAATGTGGTAACACCCGGTAAACGCCCAAGGGTAACGCTTTCCCCTTCGCTTTTCCTGAAAGATGGTAAGCCTTTTTTATCCGCAGCGGTACAAGGTGGTGATACGCAAGACCAGAACCTGCTGCAATTCTTTTTAGATGTAGCCGAATTTGGCATGACGGTGCAGCGCGCCACCGAAGCACCTAACTTCAATACCAATCAGCTTTGGCTATCATTAGGTGGTACTAAAACTACCGACCGTGAACCTAAGCCAGGTCAGATATTACTAAACAGCAATACCCCTGCTGTTATACGTGATGAACTCAAGAAAATGGGTTACACCCTAAGCTTTACCGAACGTACCAGCGGCCCCATTAATGCCGTATATTTCGATTGGAAGCATGGCAGCTTATGGGGCGGTTCCAGTAATCATGGTGAAGATTATGGTATAGGATGGTAG
- the hemA gene encoding glutamyl-tRNA reductase, whose translation MKYLKVIAFTHKQVELKDLGKLVICQEHITPILEHVKKRFQIPEMFYLATCNRVEFVMATSEKVDKAFAQEFLNALGIGLCPYYMNTFIDAASIYENQDALNHLLRISCSLESLVVGEKEILAQVRKAYEGCREAGLTGDYLRMVMSCVVKTAKEVYTHTNISRHPISVVSLAYRKLKDLKQCSNSRVLIIGAGETNRNISKYLQKHKYSNFAVFNRTLANAETLAADLNGEAYDLEALKTYNKGFDVIITCTSATQPIITTEIYKTLLNGETSRKTIVDLAVPNDTAAEILEQFPVNYIEVNSLNEVAKKNLQERYHELSHAEKIIAQNTDEFLPMLKQRRIEVAMRQVPEKIKEIKNTALNSVFADEVNSMDEQSRLILEKVINYMEKKYISVPMIMAKEILINSN comes from the coding sequence TTGAAGTATCTAAAGGTCATTGCTTTTACGCACAAACAGGTTGAACTGAAAGATTTAGGGAAGTTGGTTATCTGCCAGGAGCATATTACGCCTATACTTGAGCATGTCAAGAAAAGATTTCAAATACCTGAAATGTTTTATCTGGCTACTTGTAACCGGGTAGAATTTGTAATGGCTACTTCAGAAAAGGTTGATAAAGCTTTTGCGCAGGAGTTTTTAAATGCATTAGGTATTGGCTTGTGCCCTTACTACATGAATACCTTTATCGATGCCGCTTCTATATACGAAAACCAGGATGCTTTAAACCACTTACTACGTATTTCCTGCTCGTTGGAAAGTTTAGTAGTGGGAGAAAAGGAGATTTTGGCCCAGGTACGTAAAGCCTACGAAGGCTGCCGTGAAGCTGGCCTTACCGGCGATTATCTGCGTATGGTAATGAGTTGCGTAGTGAAAACAGCTAAAGAAGTTTATACACATACCAATATTTCCCGTCACCCAATATCGGTAGTATCTTTAGCTTACCGCAAGCTGAAAGATTTAAAGCAATGCTCTAACTCACGGGTATTAATTATTGGTGCTGGCGAAACCAACCGCAATATTTCTAAATACCTGCAAAAACATAAGTATTCAAACTTTGCCGTGTTTAACCGTACACTCGCTAATGCCGAAACACTGGCTGCCGATCTGAACGGCGAAGCGTATGATTTGGAAGCTTTGAAAACTTACAACAAAGGTTTTGATGTAATTATTACTTGTACATCAGCTACACAGCCCATTATTACAACTGAGATTTATAAAACTTTATTGAATGGCGAAACCAGCCGCAAAACCATTGTGGATTTAGCAGTTCCAAATGATACGGCTGCCGAGATACTAGAGCAGTTTCCGGTAAATTACATTGAAGTAAATTCATTAAACGAAGTAGCTAAAAAGAATTTGCAAGAACGTTACCATGAGTTGTCGCACGCTGAAAAAATTATAGCTCAAAATACCGACGAGTTTTTGCCAATGTTGAAACAGCGCCGAATTGAAGTAGCTATGCGCCAGGTTCCTGAAAAAATTAAGGAAATCAAAAATACAGCGCTTAATTCTGTTTTTGCCGATGAGGTAAACAGTATGGATGAGCAATCACGCTTGATTCTGGAAAAAGTAATCAACTATATGGAGAAAAAATACATTAGCGTACCTATGATAATGGCTAAAGAGAT
- a CDS encoding nucleotidyltransferase family protein, whose protein sequence is MKPTLLILAAGMASRYGSMKQVDGFGPNGETIIDYSIYDAIKAGFGKISFIIREEFAEAFKAKFEPKLQGRVETDYVFQSYDLKPFGIDKEVERSKPWGTAHAVLAARNQINEPFCVINADDFYGYDAFKKMADFLTSEVSDEQYSLIGYQIDKTLSDYGSVSRGVCKVDEKGNMVEINERTEVYFKDGDVFYKDATGENQLAPDTRVSMNFWGFTPAVFKQSEPMFKKFVEANETNPKAEFFIPLVADELIKNGTASFKVIPTANKWFGVTYKEDKPIVQASISELVQNGTYPENLWA, encoded by the coding sequence ATGAAACCTACCCTACTCATATTGGCTGCCGGTATGGCCAGCCGCTATGGCAGCATGAAACAAGTTGATGGCTTTGGTCCCAACGGTGAAACGATTATTGATTACTCAATATATGATGCCATTAAAGCAGGCTTTGGCAAAATAAGCTTTATCATTCGTGAAGAATTTGCTGAAGCTTTCAAAGCTAAATTTGAACCTAAATTGCAAGGCCGTGTTGAAACTGATTATGTGTTTCAAAGCTACGACCTGAAACCTTTTGGTATAGATAAAGAAGTTGAGCGTTCAAAACCATGGGGTACTGCCCATGCCGTATTGGCTGCCCGTAACCAAATTAATGAGCCTTTCTGCGTAATTAACGCCGACGACTTTTATGGTTATGATGCCTTCAAAAAAATGGCCGATTTTTTAACCAGCGAAGTATCTGATGAACAATATTCATTGATTGGTTACCAAATCGACAAAACCTTGTCTGATTACGGTTCTGTATCTCGCGGTGTATGTAAAGTAGACGAAAAAGGTAACATGGTTGAAATCAACGAGCGTACCGAAGTTTACTTTAAAGATGGGGATGTATTTTACAAAGATGCTACTGGCGAAAACCAATTAGCGCCTGATACCCGCGTATCCATGAACTTCTGGGGCTTTACACCTGCTGTGTTTAAACAAAGCGAACCCATGTTCAAAAAATTTGTGGAGGCTAATGAAACCAATCCGAAAGCAGAGTTCTTCATCCCGTTGGTAGCTGATGAGCTGATTAAAAATGGTACTGCCAGCTTCAAAGTTATCCCAACTGCTAATAAATGGTTTGGTGTAACTTACAAAGAAGATAAACCAATTGTACAAGCCAGCATTTCTGAACTGGTACAAAATGGTACTTACCCAGAAAATCTTTGGGCATAA